One genomic region from Spirulina subsalsa PCC 9445 encodes:
- a CDS encoding DUF389 domain-containing protein — MRLSLSPYLRFLRRLIPQAVTEERLNIFQSELASEASWTTNYVVLTISSCAIATFGLLSNSAAVIIGAMLIAPLMLPLRGLAFSALEGDVPLFRKSVIAIVGGTLLAILLSWFLGSIVPIAGFGSEFQARVRPDIVDLGIALAAGGISGFAKVRKGVSDAVAGTAIAVALMPPLCVVGLALSAGLGDAAMGAFLLYATNLLGITLACMLVFIVAGYAQVSHSITWAILSALLLVIPLGTNFLELVQKSRLETVVRTLLLRQTITIGQEDVTLIDTRIDWSRRVPIVYLTVQSAIEITPKQVMEVEQFVSQQVGRELKFVLFVSQGKTVTADGVNLNMTIPLQVDRLFMRELRPSPEANPVPSPIPPDLDSIQKPPKENQENP, encoded by the coding sequence ATGCGTTTATCCCTGAGTCCCTACTTGCGTTTTTTGCGTCGTTTGATTCCCCAAGCGGTGACTGAGGAACGTTTAAATATTTTCCAGAGTGAATTAGCGTCAGAGGCCAGTTGGACGACGAATTATGTCGTATTGACGATTAGTTCCTGTGCGATCGCCACTTTTGGTCTTCTCAGTAACAGTGCGGCCGTGATCATTGGGGCGATGTTGATTGCTCCCCTCATGTTACCCCTGCGAGGATTAGCCTTTTCTGCCCTAGAGGGGGATGTTCCCCTGTTTCGCAAATCGGTTATTGCGATTGTGGGAGGAACTCTACTGGCCATTCTCCTTTCGTGGTTTCTGGGGTCAATTGTTCCGATTGCGGGGTTTGGTTCGGAATTCCAAGCCCGGGTTAGACCGGATATTGTAGACTTAGGCATTGCTTTAGCGGCTGGGGGAATTAGCGGTTTTGCCAAGGTGCGTAAGGGGGTGAGCGATGCGGTGGCCGGAACGGCGATCGCTGTTGCCCTAATGCCCCCGTTATGTGTTGTCGGTTTAGCCCTATCTGCCGGACTTGGGGATGCGGCAATGGGGGCGTTCTTACTCTATGCGACCAACCTATTGGGCATTACCCTAGCCTGTATGTTGGTGTTTATCGTCGCTGGATATGCTCAAGTGAGTCATTCCATCACCTGGGCGATTTTGTCGGCCCTGTTGTTAGTCATTCCTTTGGGAACTAATTTCCTTGAATTGGTGCAGAAGTCCCGCTTAGAAACAGTAGTGCGGACGTTATTGTTGCGTCAAACCATCACCATTGGGCAAGAAGATGTCACCCTCATTGATACTCGCATTGATTGGTCTAGGAGAGTGCCAATCGTCTATTTAACGGTACAATCGGCCATAGAGATTACACCCAAGCAGGTGATGGAGGTGGAACAGTTTGTGAGTCAACAAGTGGGTCGAGAATTGAAGTTTGTTCTTTTTGTCAGTCAGGGGAAAACCGTAACGGCTGATGGGGTTAACTTGAATATGACAATTCCCCTACAAGTTGATCGTCTGTTTATGCGGGAGTTGCGCCCTTCTCCTGAAGCTAATCCGGTTCCTTCTCCCATTCCCCCAGATTTAGATAGTATTCAAAAACCCCCCAAAGAGAATCAAGAGAATCCATGA